From the genome of Solidesulfovibrio carbinolicus, one region includes:
- a CDS encoding glycosyltransferase family 4 protein has protein sequence MNILFLNHNPERYGTYFRCYHLGRHLADRGHNVTLVCASREATLRTTERKEGGLRIRFLPRVNLATYHTGHTLRMLLNTHECLRTPMDILHSFAFPLHPISFPTLVTSILKPQVKIVLDHDDMWKGGFIDQHPGPVRLLYNFTEDQLPRIADQATAASDILIGKFRDAGLPADKIHYIPNCPTIRLDMPPKHEARAALGLAPDDKVLLSMGHTYTESLFALLDAYTAARETLPGLKLLFLGKMHISDDFKARMKPYEERFAPDIVKIGEKPPTDVPRYLAAADALLLPMDDDPIEKARFPIRFGDYLASGVPVVSNAVGEIKRIMESRDCGYTAPVGNAAAFGRAIVTALTDEAGRQRKRENARRLIAEELNWPAVAARLEAVYEKTLGE, from the coding sequence ATGAACATACTCTTCCTCAATCACAATCCCGAGCGCTACGGCACCTACTTCCGCTGCTACCACCTGGGGCGGCATCTGGCTGATCGCGGCCACAACGTGACCTTGGTGTGCGCCTCCCGCGAGGCCACCCTGCGCACCACCGAACGCAAGGAAGGCGGCTTGCGCATCCGCTTCCTGCCGCGCGTCAACCTGGCCACCTACCACACCGGCCATACCCTGCGGATGTTGCTCAACACCCACGAATGTCTGCGCACGCCCATGGACATTCTGCACAGCTTCGCCTTTCCGCTGCATCCCATCAGCTTCCCCACGCTGGTGACCAGCATCCTCAAGCCCCAGGTCAAGATCGTGCTGGACCACGACGACATGTGGAAAGGCGGCTTTATTGACCAGCACCCCGGCCCGGTGCGGCTGCTCTACAACTTCACCGAGGACCAGTTGCCGCGCATCGCCGACCAGGCCACCGCCGCCAGCGACATCCTCATCGGCAAATTCCGCGACGCCGGCCTGCCAGCCGACAAGATCCACTATATCCCCAACTGCCCAACCATCCGCCTGGACATGCCGCCCAAGCACGAGGCTCGGGCCGCCCTGGGGCTGGCCCCGGACGACAAAGTGCTGCTCTCCATGGGCCACACCTACACCGAATCGCTTTTTGCGCTGCTCGACGCCTACACCGCCGCCCGCGAGACCCTGCCGGGCCTCAAGCTTCTGTTCCTCGGCAAGATGCACATCTCCGACGACTTCAAGGCCCGCATGAAGCCCTATGAGGAGCGCTTCGCCCCGGACATCGTCAAGATCGGCGAAAAGCCGCCCACCGACGTGCCGCGCTATCTGGCCGCCGCCGACGCGCTGCTTCTGCCCATGGACGACGACCCCATCGAAAAGGCCCGCTTCCCCATCCGCTTCGGCGACTATCTCGCCTCGGGCGTGCCCGTGGTCTCCAACGCCGTGGGCGAAATCAAACGCATCATGGAGTCCCGCGACTGCGGTTACACCGCGCCCGTGGGCAACGCCGCCGCCTTCGGCCGGGCCATCGTCACCGCCCTCACCGACGAGGCCGGCCGGCAGCGCAAACGTGAAAACGCCAGACGCCTCATCGCCGAAGAACTCAACTGGCCCGCCGTGGCCGCGCGCCTCGAAGCCGTCTACGAAAAGACGCTCGGCGAATAA
- a CDS encoding glycosyltransferase family 4 protein encodes MRIFVPAMGRVNTKNRDGSEVRFAEIAKRWLAAGVKLELLLPRREIGVLESQGVRASWRVHWEPFTSESDRLWNVLAVYLWRMLTCPLARYPKGVDAVYAPSDFLFDLLPALLCRWRNPAARLVVCVFLIAPNPFKGYENVFGGKWKLPSVRGVLYYCAQWLSVWLARKNGATMLVLNSLDKDSLIAMGADPATVHVVTMGVDAGFFDGVDAAADTPRYDGIFLGRLHPQKGLFDLVRIWKRVCEKRPGSRLGVIGGGSDWWFGKLKQEIAAAGLTGQVDLLGFRQGEDKVRLLKAAGVFLMPSHYESFGQVAVEAMASGLPVVAYDLPIYREIFPTGMIKTALEDEASFAAEVLSLLADPARREAAVAQARARAAVFDWAAIAEREMGFVTQR; translated from the coding sequence ATGCGTATATTCGTGCCGGCGATGGGGCGGGTGAACACGAAGAATCGGGACGGCAGCGAGGTCAGGTTCGCCGAGATCGCCAAGCGGTGGCTGGCGGCCGGCGTGAAGCTGGAGCTGTTGTTGCCGCGCCGGGAGATCGGCGTGCTGGAGTCCCAGGGCGTGCGCGCTTCCTGGCGCGTGCATTGGGAGCCTTTTACCAGCGAATCCGACCGGCTGTGGAACGTGCTGGCCGTGTATTTGTGGCGGATGCTGACCTGTCCGCTGGCGCGGTATCCCAAAGGCGTGGACGCGGTTTACGCGCCGTCGGACTTCTTGTTCGACTTGCTGCCGGCGCTCTTGTGCCGTTGGCGCAATCCGGCGGCCAGGCTCGTCGTGTGCGTGTTTCTCATCGCCCCCAACCCCTTTAAGGGCTACGAGAACGTCTTTGGCGGCAAGTGGAAGCTGCCGTCGGTGCGCGGGGTGCTCTATTACTGCGCCCAGTGGTTGAGCGTCTGGTTGGCACGAAAAAATGGCGCGACCATGCTCGTGCTCAATTCCCTGGACAAGGATTCGCTGATCGCCATGGGCGCGGACCCGGCCACGGTGCATGTGGTGACCATGGGCGTGGACGCCGGCTTTTTCGACGGCGTGGACGCGGCGGCCGACACGCCGCGCTATGACGGCATTTTCCTGGGCCGGCTGCATCCCCAAAAGGGGCTTTTCGATCTGGTGCGCATCTGGAAGCGGGTGTGCGAGAAGCGTCCCGGCAGCCGCCTTGGGGTCATCGGCGGCGGCAGCGATTGGTGGTTTGGCAAGCTCAAGCAGGAGATCGCGGCGGCCGGGCTGACCGGCCAGGTCGATTTGCTCGGGTTTCGTCAGGGTGAGGACAAGGTGCGGCTGTTAAAGGCCGCCGGCGTGTTCCTCATGCCCAGCCACTACGAGAGCTTCGGCCAGGTGGCCGTGGAGGCCATGGCCAGCGGTCTGCCGGTGGTGGCCTACGATCTGCCGATTTATCGAGAGATTTTCCCCACCGGCATGATCAAGACGGCCCTGGAGGACGAGGCGTCGTTTGCCGCCGAGGTGTTGTCCCTGCTGGCTGACCCGGCCCGCCGCGAGGCCGCCGTGGCGCAGGCCCGGGCCCGCGCCGCCGTCTTCGACTGGGCGGCCATCGCCGAGCGCGAAATGGGGTTTGTGACGCAGCGGTAG